Proteins encoded together in one Parcubacteria group bacterium window:
- a CDS encoding aminoacyl--tRNA ligase-related protein — translation MKQSQLFTRTQKFAPQDEVSKNAQLLIRAGFIHKEMAGAYSFLPLGLRVLNKVIGIIREEMDAIGCQELFMTSLQSKDVWGTTGRWSDEVVDNWFKTSLKNGTEVGLAFTHEEVLTSMMKDHVSSYKNLPFSVYQFQTKFRNEARAKSGIMRGREFIMKDAYSFSPDQKEHEMFYENAKKAYLNIFRRVGIGDHTYLTFAGGGTFSKYSHEFQTVCDAGEDIIYVSEEKNMAINQEVYTDEVLADLGVSKESLVQKKAAEVGNIFSLGTKFSDAFDLTYDTQDGTKQKVIMGSYGIGPARVMGVVTELFADDKGLVWPDIIAPFLVHLVSLEQDEQAQKIYDRLTVAGIEVLYDDRNVRAGEKFADADLIGCPYRVVVSKKSLEQGGVEVRRRTESESIIMTVEEIVEKCKKEA, via the coding sequence ATGAAACAATCGCAATTATTTACCAGGACGCAAAAGTTTGCACCACAAGACGAAGTGAGTAAAAATGCTCAGCTACTCATCCGTGCAGGATTTATTCACAAGGAAATGGCTGGCGCGTACAGCTTTCTCCCATTGGGGCTGCGTGTTCTCAATAAAGTCATCGGTATCATCCGCGAAGAAATGGATGCAATCGGGTGTCAGGAATTATTTATGACATCATTGCAGAGCAAAGACGTGTGGGGCACGACTGGACGGTGGAGTGATGAGGTGGTAGACAACTGGTTTAAGACGTCACTGAAAAATGGCACAGAGGTAGGCTTGGCATTTACACATGAGGAAGTGTTAACGTCCATGATGAAAGATCATGTGTCGTCGTACAAAAATCTTCCATTTAGTGTGTACCAATTTCAAACGAAGTTTCGTAATGAGGCGCGTGCGAAGAGTGGGATCATGCGTGGGAGGGAATTTATTATGAAAGACGCATATTCTTTTTCACCTGATCAAAAAGAACATGAAATGTTCTACGAAAATGCAAAAAAAGCATACCTCAATATCTTTCGTCGTGTGGGTATTGGTGATCACACATATCTGACATTTGCCGGTGGTGGCACATTTAGCAAGTATTCACATGAATTCCAGACAGTGTGCGATGCCGGAGAAGACATCATTTATGTCAGTGAAGAAAAGAACATGGCGATCAATCAAGAAGTATACACTGATGAGGTATTGGCAGATCTTGGCGTGAGCAAAGAGTCTCTTGTGCAAAAAAAAGCGGCGGAGGTGGGCAATATCTTTTCACTTGGTACAAAATTCAGTGATGCATTTGATCTCACATACGATACACAAGATGGCACGAAACAAAAGGTGATCATGGGTTCCTATGGCATTGGCCCTGCGCGTGTAATGGGTGTAGTGACGGAATTATTTGCAGATGACAAAGGTCTCGTCTGGCCTGATATCATTGCGCCTTTCCTTGTGCATTTGGTCAGTCTAGAGCAAGATGAGCAAGCACAAAAAATTTATGACCGGTTGACCGTTGCCGGCATAGAAGTGCTTTATGATGATCGGAATGTACGTGCCGGGGAAAAATTTGCAGATGCAGATCTAATCGGTTGTCCATATCGCGTGGTTGTGAGCAAAAAGTCGCTTGAGCAGGGTGGCGTAGAAGTGCGTCGTCGTACGGAATCTGAAAGCATTATTATGACGGTTGAAGAAATTGTTGAAAAATGCAAAAAGGAGGCATAA